AGTATCTGCCCCTCTTTTTACCATTTCAACAGCCCTTGTAATAGCTTTTTTTCCAGGACATCCTCCACATGTATTTACTCCAATAACCTCAATTTCACCCTCTACTCCTTCAAAGGCACACTTTTTCTCTTTCATTACTTTAAGGTCTGTAGTAGCTGGACATGAGTCCTCTGTTTGCATGCATCTAATTAATCCAACTTTCATCTTTATCCCTCCTTATTATTAGTAATTCTATTGTTTATTCTTAAAGTAAACTTTCATTTCATATTACTTCTATAAACTTCTCTTTTTTTTCCGTTACCAAACCTATTTCTGCTGCTACAATGCAACCTGCTGCCATGAGGGCAGATTGAAATTGACTTGCTTTTTCTTGAGGAACAGCTATTAAAAGTCCACCTGATGTTTGGGCATCACATAAAAGCATTACGTCTTCTTGGCTAATGCCTTCTTGCCAAATGATTTTTTCTCGCAAATAGCGGTAATTATTGTGAGTACCTGAAGAAACAGCTCCCATTTTTAACAATTTTCTTACCCCGGAAATTAGGGGGATTTTGTCAAGATTTATCTGGGCGGAAACTTGACTTGAGGCCATCATTTCGTATAAGTGCCCTATTAATCCAAATCCTGTTATATCAGTACAAGCATGTACTCCAATAGATGTCATAGCCTCAGAAGCTCCTTTATTTAGATGAGCCATAATTTCATATATTTCTTGTTCTATTTCAGAACCTACTAGACCTCGGTCAATAGCGCTAGTAATGATTCCCGTACCTAATGGTTTAGTTAAGAACAATATATCACCTGGGCGAGCACCTTTTTTCCTCACTATCTTAGTTGGGTCAACTAATCCGGTTACGGTTAGGCCATATTTGGGCGCATTATCTTCAATGGAATGTCCGCCAGCGATATTTACTCCTGCTTCAAGAGCTTTATCAGCGCCTCCTCTTAAGATTTCTTCTAGGATACTTAAAGGCAATGTTTTCACAGGGAACTCTACGATGTTTAATGCATAGATAGGTTTGGCACCCATTGCATAGATATCACTCATAGCATTGGCTACTGCAACAACGCCAAATGCATAAGGGTCATTAAGTACAGGAGTGATAAAATCCACTGTTTGAACTACTGCCAAGTTAGAATTTAATTGATAAATTGCTGCATCTTCTTTTAATCCACCCACCAGATTTTTATCTGTTGTAGGTGGCAAACAGCTTAAAATTTGTTCTAAGTCCGCCGGACCAATTTTACAGGCTCAGCCAGAACCAGGAGAATAAGCAGTTAGATTAACTAATGGTCTTTGATGAAACATAAAACACCTCAATCGTTATTATTTTATTTTATTTTAATATATAGTTTGCTATAATTAAAATGCATATATTATACATGAGTTATGCAAAATTAGCATACTTATATTTATTAGGGGGTTATGATGGAAATTTCTCACTTAAAAGCTTTCTATCAGGTTATGATTTGTGGTAGCTTTTCCAAAGCAGCTGAAGAATTATATATAAGCCAACCTGCTCTTTCACGACAGGTGGCATCACTGGAAAAGGAATTAGGCTTGCAGCTCATTACCCGTCAAAATAGACAAGTAGTTTTAACAGATGCTGGTAGGCGTTTACTAACATATGCAGAAAAAATAATAAGTCTTAACAATGAGGCTAAAAAAGAAATGCTAGAATTAAAGGACTTAACTATCGGTGATCTTACACTAGGAGCTAGCACTACTATTGCCAATTATTTGCTTCCTCCAATTATGGCTTTGTACAAGCAAAAGAATCCAGGGATAGATATCCATTTAAAAGTGGATAACAGTCGTCAAATTGAAGAAATGGTATGTGAAGGAAAGGTAGATATAGGATTGGTAGCAGGTGAAGATCATGCTAACGGATTGTACTATGAAATGTTTGCAGAAGATGAACTATACTTAGTAGTACCTCAAAATCATTACTTTATAGAAACTGCTAATATTACCTCTGAACAACTAAATCAGGAAACTTTTTTGTGCAGAGAAGAAGGGTCAGATACTCATCTTCTATTAGAGGATTTATTTACCAATTTCAATGTAACCTCACAAAAGAAGA
This window of the Anaeromicrobium sediminis genome carries:
- a CDS encoding CGGC domain-containing protein, yielding MKVGLIRCMQTEDSCPATTDLKVMKEKKCAFEGVEGEIEVIGVNTCGGCPGKKAITRAVEMVKRGADTIALASCITRGNPIGFACPHAEKMKNAIAKKLGDTIKIIDYTH
- a CDS encoding LysR substrate-binding domain-containing protein; this translates as MEISHLKAFYQVMICGSFSKAAEELYISQPALSRQVASLEKELGLQLITRQNRQVVLTDAGRRLLTYAEKIISLNNEAKKEMLELKDLTIGDLTLGASTTIANYLLPPIMALYKQKNPGIDIHLKVDNSRQIEEMVCEGKVDIGLVAGEDHANGLYYEMFAEDELYLVVPQNHYFIETANITSEQLNQETFLCREEGSDTHLLLEDLFTNFNVTSQKKITLGSTEAIKRSVINNMGVAFLSKCTFEYESQLGLLIPIKKISMKRPLCISYSKSTRLSPAALAFWTLMKKYNVWNLGTNK
- the selD gene encoding selenide, water dikinase SelD, giving the protein MFHQRPLVNLTAYSPGSGUACKIGPADLEQILSCLPPTTDKNLVGGLKEDAAIYQLNSNLAVVQTVDFITPVLNDPYAFGVVAVANAMSDIYAMGAKPIYALNIVEFPVKTLPLSILEEILRGGADKALEAGVNIAGGHSIEDNAPKYGLTVTGLVDPTKIVRKKGARPGDILFLTKPLGTGIITSAIDRGLVGSEIEQEIYEIMAHLNKGASEAMTSIGVHACTDITGFGLIGHLYEMMASSQVSAQINLDKIPLISGVRKLLKMGAVSSGTHNNYRYLREKIIWQEGISQEDVMLLCDAQTSGGLLIAVPQEKASQFQSALMAAGCIVAAEIGLVTEKKEKFIEVI